The Dermacentor silvarum isolate Dsil-2018 chromosome 3, BIME_Dsil_1.4, whole genome shotgun sequence region GTGAAACTTATTCTATCATTGCCTTGAGGGCCTTTTTTAATCCCGACAAATTTGTCTGATCCATTACTGCACTGGGAAGGTTATTGAACAGGTGGGGGATATAGTACCTTCTTTGTCCTTTTCCATAACGTGTTCGTGTCTGAGGAACTACATATTTGGGATGTCTACGCAAAGCAACACTTTTATGTACAGGTTCTCGGAAATCATTGCTCCAGAAATAACGCATCACAATTGTCGAACGAAACAAGGACTCGAAATCAGGCATTTCTAAATCTCGAAATAAGTTATCCGTGGTTAGGTTGTATGCAACACTTTTTAGTATACTTTTTAATAGGCTGTCAATTTTATGTTTCCAAAATCCGCTGCAATTAAAGAAACAGCAAATGCCGTACCTTATATGCGAATAACCTAAAGCATGTGCtatcatttctttaatcttaGTAGGTGCATAACTTCTTATACGGTAAAGGACACAAGCAACATTACGCAATCTCGCACAAATTCGAGCCATTTGAATATTCCAAGATAAGTCAGTCTCAAAATATACTCCAAGGTACTTGACACTATCCGCATATTGTACTGGAGCACAAACACAGTCTATGCAATCCGAACCGTGTAGGAAGACATGTTGACTGGTTACAACAGCCTTTAAAGGATTTCTGAAGCATACTAATTTAGTTTTCCGAGCACTGACTTTTATACGGTTTTTTCGAAACCAGTTCATTACATTTTTTATGTCGCTTTGAAGTAAAGCGACAGCTGCTTCGTACTGCATGTGCTTAGAAACAAGCAACGTATCATCTGCATACTGGAAAATAGTACATGAATTAGTTATCTGTGCCAAGTCACAAACGTACAAATTAAAAAGAAGCGGAGACAAAACagaaccctgtggaactcctgCGTTAAGAAACCGCAAAGAACTCTTTTGGTCGCCAATACATACAATCTGAGACCGATTTACCAGGTAGTTTTGTATAAATACATGGAAATGTCCCCGAAACCCGTAATTGTGTAATTTAGCACAAAGAATACTGTGGCTTACTGAATCAAAAGCCTTAGACATATCTAAAAAAGACCACAGGCTATCTGGTTATGTTCGAATGTTTGATATAGAAGATCCGACAGTTCTTCAAAAAGCGCATGCGTGCTTCTTCCAGGTACGAAACCATACTGGGAAGAAGATAAGATGTTATGTTTTAAGACGAACCCCTCAATCGTTTCAAGCACGTGTCTTTCCAACAGTTGCGCCAAGAAAGGAAGAACagagatggggcgatagttcTCTGGCTTCGATGCATCTCCGCCTTTAAATATTGGTATCACGCGTGCTCTCTTTAGTGCATCTGGTATTATACAAGTATCAAGGATTCTATTAAAGATAAAAAGGAGCGGATCGGCCAGAACTCTGACGTTGCGACGTATGTCTTCTGCTGATATGCCATCAAGTCCGACAGCACGGCTTTTTCTAGATCGATGTAACAATCGATATAAGTCTTCTTTAGtcattggtggaagaaaagccgAATCTGTTATTGAAACAAGACCACTGTTGTGAACAACAGGATCAGTGGGTCCATCATTATCTGCGCAAACCGAAGAAAAGAAATCATTGAAGCTGTCCGCCACATTTTCATTGATAGATCCGAAACTTTTTGTTATCGGATCCAAATACGTACTTGGATAAGAGCCTCTAAGCTCATTTACCAGGGACCACATTTTAGCGGGTTTATAACGCGAGGAAAAAAATTTATTGCGATAGTAGTTCCTCTTAGAACAGCGCATCAGTGCTGTAACCTTGTTCCGGGCTTCTCGATAGAGGCATTTTAATGTTTCATCATCAGGGTGCTGTCGACAGCGTTTCCACAAGTTTTCCTTTTCCTCGGTAGCTTTTATTATCCGATTGCTCAGCCAGTATAGGTGTGGTCTTCGCTTTCGGACCAAAACTGTTTTTCTACATGCCTTCTTTAAATCGGAAAGCGCCGCTATAAAATTATTATATACACTGGTCGGACAGCTATTTGTTAATATTGCGTTCCAGTCATAGTGGAAAACTAGTCGGTCAAATTTAGTGCAATCAAATATTTCAATGTATTGGGGTTCTTTACTTTGGGATGGCTGGGAACTTGGCAATGAAAGCTGGCATCCTATAAAATAGTGGTCAGCCAACTTTTTTGTCACTCGGACGGAATTTATATTCGAAAAATCTATTGAACGGACCATCACGTGGTCTATACAGGAAGTCACAACTCGAGACAAAAGAAGCTCCTCTCGTGTAGCCTCGTTAACAACTGACTCAATGCCATAGTCAGCCAAGATGTTTAGGTAATTGGTAACCATGGCTTTCTCAGAGTTTAAAATGTCTATGTTAATGTCTCCAATGAGACAAACGTTCGAATTAGGAGGTAGACAAGCGAGATTTTGTTTTAGTTCACTCAAAAATGTTAGCACATGTTCGGAGGGGGGACGATAAATCGCAGCTAAGAACAAAACCATGTTAGTATTTTCCAAGCGGAAGGCGAGGCTTTCCGCCCCCGTAAAAGTAAATGTCGTATTTGTAGTAGCCCATTTAGACTTGATGAATACTGCTATTCCACCACCTCTCCTGGCCGTTCTTGTAAAAAAGTGTTCGTGGTAATTCGGTagacgaaactgcgacaacatatCATCTTGAACATTTATCTCCGACAGTACAAATGCATCCACTAAGGCCAAGGCGTCAGCAACATCGACAAGGAACTGATCCCAGTATTTTCTTATGCTTCTTATGTTAATGTGAACGACTGAAAAAGAAGGCCTATCGCAGTTTTCGAAAATAGATCCCAATGAACCAAAGTCCGGGAGAGAAATATAGTTTATCGCCATGAGTTTAAAGCATCTTATCGATGTCAGTGACGGATGCAATCCTGATTACAGGGCCTCCAGTCTTCCTTTCGTGCAAAGATCTTTGCATTCCTTACCCAGACAAACTTATAGTTGTTTTCTTTGCCTTTAGATCGAGTTTTCCAAAAAAGTTCCTTGGTAGCTTGGGTCAGGTTTTCATTGAGATACATAGCAggtatgttttttttctgtgccaaGGCACGAAGCTTGCCACGAGCCGCCAGCCAAGAGTCCCGCAAAAACGGGGACGAAAATCTAATGAGCACGATAGGCGTTTTATCTTTTCTGGCAGGCAGACGGTGGATTGCAACTACGTCACGGGGTTCAAAATCTAGTATTTCTAGCTTCTGCGCAAGATCCGCGATAGTAGTTCGCAAGTTTTCTCCCGGTGAAAGTGGAAGCCCGTGTAGCTCCAGGTTCGACAGTCTGTTATACTGCTCACAACCATTAATATCAGCCCGCAACTGAAGAATCTCAGTGGATTGGGCATTCACAGTCTCCGTCAGCGACACCACTTGAGTTTCTAGGCATTTCAAGGTCGAGTCAGACTCTTTTGTCTTTATCACAACTGTGTCATAGGCTGATGACAGAAACTGTACAGAATTTTGCAGTTCAACTACAGTCTCTTTCACTGACAACACTTCATCTATTTTTGGTTTCATCGCCAAGAGCTCGTCGAGCTTTTCTTGGAGCGGCAGAAGAACAACCATCATGTCCTTAATACCCCTTAGTTCTTCTCTGAGAGCATTTAATTCCTTTGCGAAAGAGCCAGGATCCCCAGCCACTGCCGTTCCTTCAGGATTATGGGCTGTCAATAAGCTGTTATCACTTGCAAGAGTTCTGCATTGCTTGCATTTCCAGGCCTCTCTTTTTGCCACGCCCATTGATGTAAATGTATTTTCAGCCACTCCAGAACAGTGTTTGCCTAGGTGATAGCCTAGCTTGCAATCCAAACACGTCAGGAATCTGCCATCACCTGGCAGCTTCTCCAAACACGATTGACATCTGGTTCGGTCAGGCATGGCCACACacacagagggaaaaaaaattgaCAAGGCTGAATATACTGCTCGCTAAATACCTATCACATCAGCACAATGTTCAACACAATAAAACAAAGTATACTTATAACATTAGCACATGGTTCAACATAACTAGGCAGCAGTCGGCAGCAGTCGGCAGCTCTGGCAAACAACTATGCTCTCAGAATTAATGGCTCACCTGCCAAGACAATGAACGTGGCGATGAGTACTCGGTGACTACTTCGCCACCGACTGCGGAGCACTGTTGATTCGAAGTGTCTTTTATAGTCCGATAAAGGATCCAGGCGCCACGGTTCGGTGCGATGTCGAAGCTAGCAGCGGCCACTTTGGAGAGCAGCTTAGCGGGCAATCAGGAACACCGCCTAAACCTTCCAGTTGAATACTCGGGCCATGCCTGGGACGAAGAATTGCGCAGCCGCAGAAGCTTGCTCCAGGTTATTTCACGGCGGCTAAAGCAGCACCTGCCAAGACAATGAACGTGGCGATGAGTACTCGGTGACTACTTCGCCACCGactgccaataataataataataataataataataataataataataataataataataataataataataataataatgatgatgatgatgatgatgcaagcAGACGTACAGGGCCTGATTTATATAAATAATTGGGCGACACGAAAGCGGTCTGGTAAACGGCAAAgcagagcgagcgcgagcaccaacactCTTCGTCCACGTCTTTCGCTTGCGTCCGTGATTGTCACTACAATAATAATTCATGTAATAATCTCCGAAATTTGCCTTAGCCTGCACCGCCAGATTTCGGCGGCCATGTTTAAACGGTTTTTGCTTCGCCGCATGAAATTGCTCGCGTGCATTTTGACATTGGACATACCACATGTGCATATGAGGACATACATAATTATTAATTTTATAATAAATAAACAGTattattaacaaataaataagtaaattgaCCATATAACGCTTCAAATACAAGCAGTGCTTCCTAAAATATGCTAGCAATATAAACGTGGGTATCTCCTTGTGTGATCGCATTTTCATCATGCGCACATATTTCGTAAGGAAGGCTCTTGTAGTCGATTTTGGCTGTCAGTTTAGCTCGTTATAACGCCGCACATGCATGCAATCGTTTGATTTGTCTTCTGTCCTGTCTGTTAAGATGTGCCGCTTATGAAAGTGCGCCGATTACTGTTTTGCTACTCATATCTTCTTACCTTCCTGTATCTCTAAAATAATTTTGTCGATTACCTCATGGGAAGCAAACCGGACTTTTTTCTATAATCCCTTTTGTCCAATTAAGGCAACAATAAATTAACATTAAACAATGGGCATGACGTCTCATCGATATTCGCGCGGGTCGGCGCGTGGTCGGGTCCGCGCCAACTTGGCGCGCACCTGCGCGTAGATCGTCCGCGGCAGTGCCGCACCGACGGGGCGAAGGGGAAAGGAGGTTCTCTAAAGATTGCCTAACACAGATGTAACGAAGGCAGCAGTAATGTCGTTTGCGGTTTCGCATGGATTGACGTGGACAGCACTGGGCGACCTAGCAAAGATAATAAACTTTCTTGTGGGCACAAATGCCTTGCCTCAGAGCAAATTCACTTTTGCGGAAGCTCTGGGCGAGAGACATGCAGGATGTTGTGCAGCATCACTTTTACTGTGAGCCATGCAAACGCGTCATGTGAACACATGGCAATTCAGCAGAGTGCAGCAGCTGTCGCAGCGTCAAAACAACCcagtcattaaaaaaatgtcacagtttcgccctaagggcgaagcaatgaatgcgatagcaacacagcaatgtcatacgaagtaaggtgagcggctttggtagcaatatgaattgtagtaaacatgagctgattaagtaaggaggtgtgctgcggcgtaagtagaccgacatgacgagacactcgatgaccacgagaaggcgcatgtgaaacggtggtgttgatgagaagcgcttcccgtgggcagcgcgtgcgaagggacacatctgtagcgctgcactggcgatccgggcagcattgcatgtgtagcgtgcgttggaaaatgtggcccgactattactaactgaatgaacaagcgtggtgtgagcgcgcacaaacaaacatgaatagatcacactgaatgactgcagacaacgaccgtcaaaactctggcagcaagcggatacgccggagcggcgaacgtacgtgcggtctatcgcttcaacggaaacggagcgcataaggtcagagccgtgtggagataagagacggtgcgagcgagcgacgatcgcggttcgtggcagcgtagaagtgcgcccccccccccccccccgctccctccggcgctggcttaccgcttccttgcttgcgcgtgggagagataagagactgtgcggacgagcgacgagcgcggttgttggcagagaagtgcgccccccccccccccccccctgctccctccggcgctggctttccgcttccttgcttgcgcgtgggagattgagtgcgttcgctctccgtgatagcgcgagtccccgcacgcttccgctggggcatacggcgcggcgaagattttatctatacggaacctcacggcgacggcgacgccgacggcagaaatccggttgaagtgtccatataattgctatcgcaataaaatgaagggCCCTTCTTCTTCATTCTTAACCTTGCAACGCTACTCAGTCTTATGATTGAACGGACCAAAGAGAACTACATGAAAGTCTTGAAGTGCTTCAGCAGCCATCATCAACAATTGCTGATATTACGAGAGACCAATGCTACAGTAGACTGAGAGAAGAACAGAAACTTCGCCCTGATGACTTGAAATTGAGAGTAAATACTGATGGGAGCCCTGTATGGAAATCTTCTAAGACGTCAGTGTGGCCCCTGCAATTTATAGTTGATGAACTGCCACCGCATTTGCGATTTAAGCACCTGGTTCTCGCAGGGCTCTGGTTCGGTAGAAAGCACCCAGAAATGCAACTGTTCCTTGAGCAGTTTGTGAATGAAGTAAACAGCACAGGGGTGGTGAAGTGGACTGATAAAGGAGACATTCATGTGTCAAAGCCTTGTGTATTGTGTGTCTCTGTTGATGCACCTGCAAGGGCGGCTGTGCAGAACATGGTGACTTTCAATGGATATTTTGGTTGTCCATGGTGCCTGATTCCAGGAGAACACCGAGAAGGTAAGTAAAATATCTTATATTTCTATCAGTCTCTGCAAAATTTATTTAATATGtacgtatatatattttttaatttgaAAGATTTTCTTGCAGCATATAATACATAGGGTATGTTTATAGACGCATACAGTTTGTAAAATATTGGTATTTCACATAGACAGAATGTATGGTACAATGTAAACATGCTGATGCATCTTCTAGGTGCAAGTGtcaaaattttactttgttaCATTAACCTATGTAATTGTTGCGCTCTTTTATATGCATTAGGGAGCATGCGCTACACAATGGTGTCTCCAGTGGAGCAAAGATCTTCAGACCGTGTCAAGAGTGAGATGCATCTGGCAAGCAGGTTTAGAGACACCATCAATGGCTTAAAGGGGCCGTCAGCCTTGATGAACTTGAAAGGTAAGTAAGAAGCATTGATGCTCTATTGTTTTCACCTAATTGTAGTAATAACTGTGTCACATGGACATGTCTCAACGAAACTGCCAGCCTTTGTCGAACTCGAATGAGTTGTGATGCTGCCACACGGCACTTCTCAAGTGTTATCAAGCGTTTCACCTTACGGACGAGTGGCACGTGCTTTAGGTTGTCACAATGAAGCtgcacgaaaaagaaaacaaaaaagctaTAATTTATAGTATCGTCATTGCATATATAAATTGTCTTTAACTTGACACTTGCAGCTTACCCTGATAGTTTTTGGAGAATGTTTTTGTACCAGATATTTCTTTTTCATGTTGATTTGATAATGCCGCCAGAGAGAGTGCAACTGCCACTAGAAGGCCTTCAAGATTTCGAGGGCGTTTCATGTAACTATGTGAACTTGATCCACTTCTGACTTGATGGCCATTGAATCTGCCCGTATAGCAGCACCCAATTCGCCGATATGTCGAAAGACTGTCTGTTCGATGCCCTTAGATGTGCGTGTGTGACCCTGGTATAGATTCCTGAGcagatattttgtagcgatgtactctatactagtcttatcatccaccgctcacggccggttgaTGCCgatgataacgtgagcggaccgttgctctgatcattgaccaagcacgaaaaggcattagcattggaaaggcatcgctacaaaataccggccctggcttCACAGCTTTGCTACTTCTACGATTTGGGCAGTACAAATAATTCACTGCTGTACATGTGTCCATAATAAACCACGTGCCACGAGTTTTAGTGACAATTCTTTTCAACAGGAGGACTCACTGTTGGGCTAGCTGGCATTACGTTATAATTATGGTACATTAACCCTTGTCCATTTTGTTCTTTGTGTCTGTTATTAATTTGCATTGTACCGTAACTATAATCGTCTTCAATTATCAGAAATATGTGATTCGAGACGAACTAATAATTTTCTCTGCAAACAATGCATGGTGGTGGAAGACATCGCATCATGTGTGATAAATGCTAGAAGCCAATATTTATATTTAAATCTTGCCAATTGACTTTCCGTATGGCAGTTTTAGGGGCCATGTATTAGGTTTTGGTAGGGTCATGGCAGAAGTTATATTATGTGTGCACAGCATAGCTATTTGTTAAAAACTGTTCACCTGACAACAGTTTCATGAAAAGCAGACTTGAAATTGTGAAATCATGAAAGTGCGAAACACAcaggacaaaaagaaagacacaGACAGCACGAGCACTAGCTTACAACTGAAGTCAAAAGGAAGCTGTCCACCCCCAGTGTACTTCAGCGCATGTGCAAAAACAACCACAATCAGTGAAGTTTTGTTGGTAGAGGCTGTAAACCAACATGACAGGGAGCTTTTATTTTTCGAACAAGTGCCTACTGTGGACACACTCAAAAAAGCTTATCACCAGCTCAGCAAAAACAATTCTTTGTTAATGACACAGGTTGTGTACTAATGACTATGCCCAGCCCTACTCATCACTGCCTCAATTTGATTGCACAAACATTCTACACTGCCCCAAAAAATCATCTCCACCGCACAGTTTCATCACGCAATCATTCTACACCACGCTAAACAAAGAGGCAACATGAGTACAAGTTGCTCCTTTTTGTGTGGAAGCAAGAAAGAAGGTGTAACCAAAATATGCGAGTAAAAGCAAGCATAAAAGTATCTTGTATGTCACAGCAGTTTTCTGCTTGATCAGATGGGCACTTGTACAAAAGAATATCCGACGGAACATGTCACTTCTTTCAAGGGCTAGATAGGTAGTAATCTTGTCATCCATTGTAGCTAGTTCAAGTGTCATCCTGGAAACGTATTCTCGGATGATCACTTTTGACAATTCCATTGCTTTCGCCTCATTTAGTTCATAGCAAGTTGGATGACTGGTGCAGTATTAATTAAAGAGATAATCAGGGTGTAGTGAAGGTGATATTTCCGGAAGTGATTGTCCAAGAATATGTCCTCAGATTTCAACGGGTGCCTTGATTACGTGAAAATATTCTGAGCAGACTGCCCGGGAAATATTTGAAGCAGTTTTGATACATAAGAAGGCTTCATTGTGGTATGCAAAATCTTGGTCTCATGAAAACTATCTGAAAAGATGGCCTCCTTTTGTGTGGTAAATTATCGCAGATAAGAATCGGCAAGTTAGCAGTGATGTTTATATCGCGATCTGATGCAGAAAGAAAAGGCAGATGTCAGCATAGAATGGTAATGAAGAAATTGTGCAATGGCTCATCAAGAGGAAATAAACCAAACATTAAGTTCTGAGGCGACAGCAGTTTTTATTTCAAGAAATCTAAATGGTACTTGGCTCGCAGAAAAAGTGGCTGCCATTCTGTTTCATGAGACAGCTTGCCTAAAGCCCCTGGAAGAGAGGTGATGTT contains the following coding sequences:
- the LOC119443920 gene encoding uncharacterized protein LOC119443920 is translated as MPDRTRCQSCLEKLPGDGRFLTCLDCKLGYHLGKHCSGVAENTFTSMGVAKREAWKCKQCRTLASDNSLLTAHNPEGTAVAGDPGSFAKELNALREELRGIKDMMVVLLPLQEKLDELLAMKPKIDEVLSVKETVVELQNSVQFLSSAYDTVVIKTKESDSTLKCLETQVVSLTETVNAQSTEILQLRADINGCEQYNRLSNLELHGLPLSPGENLRTTIADLAQKLEILDFEPRDVVAIHRLPARKDKTPIVLIRFSSPFLRDSWLAARGKLRALAQKKNIPAMYLNENLTQATKELFWKTRSKGKENNYKFVWVRNAKIFARKEDWRPCNQDCIRH